The genomic segment AGTCATCAAACCCAGAGATGAAGGGACTAAATCGTGATAAATTTGAAGACTTGAAACAACCGCAGTCAAAGAAATGAGCAATTCAAAATGTCAGTCAAAGATAAACTTGGATTTGATGGGAATATAAATTTAAGGGTTTAAACAGGGCAGAACACGAAGATCAGTTAAAGTGCAAACTAAATATTTCAGCTCTCGTGCTGTCATGTTGTTGAccacgtcttttttttttttttttttttaagtgcttaCACAAGCTGCGCTCTTAACATTATCCCCTTTGTAGAAAAAGTTATTACAAACCATCTGGCCAaaatctctctgtctcgctGGGCGTTAAATGCCCTACACCCTGTCCAACAAGAAGGTTTTGTTTTAGCTTCTGTTTTTAGTTGACCGTGGCTGCACCACTATGAAGCTATTAGTCAGAAAGCATTTTGTCTTAATTTGCCAGAACCAACGGCAGCTACTTTGTTTTCATCCGTTAGCCAAAAGCAGTAGCTTTCAAGAAACCATAACCTTGTATGCAACGGTAAGGAAAACAGAagtgggggtgtgggggttCTTCTTATAGCTGTTGGAAGAGCGCTGAACGATTGGCCACCCAAGCTGCAGGGACATAGATATGAAGCAAGAAGTCCAACTTGATTGTTGTATCCAGcctttgattgttttgtttttttaattttaagttaagTTATCGAAGGTGCCGGGAAATCCTCTTTTGAattcatgaaaaatattattcagctgtgttattttgttaaaGGTTTAAGTTggaatatgaataaaatatctCAGTCAGGATTTGATACATAGCAGAGGACTTCTGCCTCTAGATAATCCATGTGCAAGACCAGACTAGAGACACAACCTTTCAAGGTGCTAAATTAGGGGAAAtagtttttttaatatcttctgCAACAACAAATGTAAATCTTCATTATCACTTAATACATTGTCTTTAACTTTGTGACACTACAGAAGAAGAGAGTGGGTTTTGTCTCTTAAATTTTTGAAggatttttcacacacacaagtgaaagCGGAGCAGAGCAGCGCCTGGGGGCGGCACCTCGTTGCTGCAGATTTTTCATTGGGAGAAAATGCTTCTTACAAATTAAATGGACTGCGGACAAGTCTTCACAATCACCAAACCACACCAGTCGCCCGCGCCTCACATTTCCACTGCCACTTTGGGCAGCAAGAACTGTGGCGACAGACCAGCGGCGGTGCGCAGCTGGCGTTCCTTGTGAACACTCAGGAAATCCTCTCAGATGACTTTAATTTGCGAAAGTACGCACCGTAAATAGTGCTTATTTTCTCCAAGACACAAGTTCATATACAGTACGTCCAACAAAGTGGCGAGAAAATGTGCAGTGTCTTAATTATGTCGGTTATCCAAATGTCTcagttctgatttttttttttttctcacaacaaCTATAAACAGCAGCCAATATAAAGTCACTTTGTCTGCTGGTCTGTCAGATAATCTGTCAGTTCCTGAAAACTCCCAAAGCTCTTAAAACCCTCTACAGATGCCCTGCTGTAGGAAAGAAAGAACCAATACATGTTACCAGTAAGACTTTCCAAAAGTCACTGTGGTGCACCTGGTCACTTTGTAGAACAGCAGACATCATGGGTCTAATAATGAAGTTTTTGCAACGGTTGCATGAGGAATATCTCTTCTCCaacctttattattttactgtttaatttctGCCTCTTCCTACTGAAATCTTAATTTAGAAATTCCAAGCCTCTCCATCACAGCTCCTCTTTCACCACgtctggacaaaaaaaagacccGCTTCCCCCATTTCACGAACCATTCAAAAGTTGGATGCAGCTCCTTAGATATCTTCGCGATCCCGTTCTTGTCTCTCAGACCTAGTGCTGCACAATACTCTGCCTTCGCCGCCGCCCTGACTGTGTGCTTGTCCCAGGAGATTCAAAAAATTCACAATAAATCCCTGCAATTACTAAAAGTCCCATCATTCACCCACTCACGTTTCTCCTCCACAGGCATCTAGACTCAGAGGAGAAATCCTGTCCTAAATCCTACAGTATTTATGGGCCTGAATTTCACAGATTATTATAGTTATTTGGAGTCGGGTCACCAAAAATGTTCTCTTTTGCTACTGTAATTTTCACAAATCCGAAtacagtcctggtcaaaatgATTGGCACCCCGAAATTTCAGATGCATAATTCAGAATATcatcagaaataatttaaaaagaatcaACTTTGTGTGAGcagaatattttattaaaatgttcaaagttactgaacaaaaccaaaaaaaagtaatacaaacacaaaatgtaccccagacacaattattggaaCGCTTCGCAAATATTTGGTTGCAcaacctttggcaacaattcTTGGTTCCATCTAGAAGCTTcctgcacctgtctgctggtagtttctgacACTTCTTCCATTGCTGAGCGTTCAAGCGCTTCAAAGTTTGCATTAGTCCGTTTTGCGACGGCAGATTTCATCTCTCTGCAAAGCTTTTATATACcaatacaaaattggttcatttgcatttatttctgaagatattcgGAATTTTGACAAGGACTGTATGTTGCAGTGTCTCAGAAATATTTGTTTCCGTGCCAGTCTGGACCGCGTGGGCACGTGGTACAAAATCACGCTGTGATTTGGATGTGAACGCTCAAACCCAACCTTGTTAGCATTGCCATGGCAAGCGTCACGCTGTTGTTGCCCGCAGCAGCTTGGATGGAAAGACACAAGTGGTCAAACTGATTGGATTCGGGAGCGACAACTCAGTTCGACCAAGATTCTGTTCAAAACAAATAGGAGAAGTTTAGATAcggaagagttttttttctctctctgaatccCACCTATCTACAACATTTTGACTTGGGCCTAtctaatgtttttgtcattctgACTACTGACTATGACAATTGAGTGTCAACCTAATTCTTTCTCTGCCAGGGAGGATTATTTGTCAGGCGGCCGGTAAAAATTGTTGGCTTCCGAAACACATCAGTCTGAATGTTGCATGTGACAGAGCACTGAGGTCAACTTAACTTTTCTGCCAACTGGACGACATTTCGTGTGCGATACAGATTTTAAAGAAGCTGctgttggtaaaaaaaaaaaaaaaaaaattaaaaagaaaacgttttttaaaataaataaaacctctTTGTACCCTTTCAGGATAGAATCTTTGATGATTTTACAGGACTGCATTTAAATTAGTGTCAAAACTCTTGAGCAGAAACCGTGAAGCTTTTGTTAATGGACACATGATGATCCGGTTTACTCACCGCCCCAAACAGTCGTCCGTCTCTGTTCATCGCCAGATAGCGGTTAGCATAGACTCCTTTGATGACCACCTCTCCCACTGAGGTCGCCTGGAGCTGAAGTTttactgaggaaaaacacacgaaaaaattatttgaaatgagCAAAGACACAAAGCACTTGAGGTTTGATTGTGGGATGTTTAGTCGAAAGGAAACCATTAGGTGATGTGCTTtattcagttaaaataaaaggaGGCATAAACATCGTAGTTCCTGGATTCCTCCACTAAATCACAAGGAAATAGCAATATCTTTAAAGTTTACGTATCATTGGAACCCTCCTATCCGATCCAATATTACCCCTGAACAAAGCAGAGCCGGCAACCTTGAAAACAAATCCCAGTGaaggtgctgtgtgtgtggcatgtCGACATGAAATCATTAACACGTTACTAGACACGACACAAGACGTCACAGCAACATCAGTAACCAGCGAGACCACcaaaaagaaagggaggggaAATTTCTCATATGTGTTACATCacaaaacaggaggaggagacttTTCTCCGAGAGCAAAGAGGGCAAAAAAAGTTCAGAGATAGTGATTTATTGAtgcttaaagctgcattcatggTTTTTTTTAGGCCACTAGGGGGCATTGCATCGAAAAAACAAGCCGAGAGGCACCCGGCCCTTACCATCACAGGCCTATAGGGTTGTTAGGCTAAAGTGTTGGCAGGAAAACTGCTCACTTACACACCCTGCAGACATGTCAGGAGACATTTTGGAAACCAGGTTGATGCAAGCAGTGAGAAAGAGCCCAGTAGTAATACGTGCCATAAAACCAGTGAGCTATAGGAGGCCAAAACACTCCAGGAAGCTACGGAGTTGTTGATAGTTGATTCAGTGTTAATATCAAATATgttgattaatgcagctttataAATGCTTCCATctggtccccccccccaaaaaaaaaggtggaaatgcagaaaataatacaaaatccctgcaaaattcagatttaaacaaaacaatatttgctGCTGTTAAAGGGAGTCTGGTCCATAGGATCATTATCATTTTCTCTCAAATGTTCTCATCATCTCATTCTCACGGATGTACCGAAGTCGTCCTAGCGTTATCTTTTTTTGGAGAGACAGCGCCGCCTGCCAAATCAGCACGCTTTGCATAAGGAAGAAAACCATAAGGTAAAATTATGGGACCCGTCCAGAATTAATCCACATCAAGTCTTTGGATAGACACGCATCTGTCTACAGTTAAGCTCGGTtccctgaaaaaaataaaaagtataattaCTCTTAATGTGCTGAGATGAGATGTTTGCTGGGCTTATTATATCCCACAGCTTTTGTGAATACAGAAATACTTTGCCGTAACTGTTCTGGTCTCTGTACAGTTCGGTCCTATCCGTAATTGTCTTTAGGTTGCTGATAATACGGCCGACAATTTGTGGCAATCTTGACGGGCAATATTGTCCtcggacacacaaatgtgatgGAGCAGACTCCCATCTAGATTACCACAAAATCCTCGAGGATCGAGGATCCCTGGGTATATTGGGTAACATTTGTTCACTGACGTTTCCAACTCTTAACTGGCAAGTTATGTTACGTTGTCTAAAAAGTTGGCAGGTCtgtcacagctttttttttttttttttttttttaaaaaggaccgCTGATGAAGCTCAGCTCAGGTCACATTAAACGTCAGAAAgcatttttggtaaaaaaaaaaaaagctaaaggaTTAATACCGATTCCTGTTTTATCAGCACATAGGGATACATTCCTTTCTGAACCAATGATACTACCAAAACATTATCTCATCAAGGCTAACACCTCAGGATATTTCACACATAAGTCTAACTGAATGTAATTACAGCTCCTGAAacagctcctctctccttgAGGCGGTTCCATATCAGGCATCTGTTTGGCCGCACCTGCTTGAAATGCCCCACTGTATCCCGGGCTATGGACTTCTTCCTAGGAAAGCGTGTGTTTTCCAACTTTCATGTTCCCCCTACTCCCCTCCCACTTACTGATGCAACTCAGGACACATACTTAACAGTAATCAGCAATGCAGAGGCACTTGAGAGGTATCGCAGTTGCCCCGGCCAAGCGAGCGCAGGAATGTGGCCACTCGAATAGTTGCTCACTTaaaggactttaaaaaaaatgcctcaaTCTTCTCTCACTTTCTACGTAGATATTGATTGACTTGGTTGCACAGATGAGATGGAAGGGtatattttttgacaatttgtAACAATAGTATTATTTTAGGTATATTAGTGGCCTAAGCTCATTGACAGGGACCTCTAAATCAGGCATTCACTCATCCTGGTTTTTAACTCCATGTTGTGCTGTCTCGTGTGACGCAAACCACACCGCGAGCAGTGTGAATGGCTGTGACTCAGCACGGTGATCTACGTTTGCTGAAAACATAACTGGCATATTCCACCAAAGTTCCCACTGATTAATAAAATTTGAAGCGTAGCTCTCGGGTTATTATACTTTCCAGAAGcagacctacacacacatttttaaagcagcGCGTCTACCTCAGATAGACGGAAAATTCACatctttcctccatttttttttttgtttttttttttgtggcttcaCTTACTTCTCTGTTGCATATTAAAAAGAACATAAAGAAGCTCTGTGTGCTGTGGAAAGTGAGCAGAAGGTGACTGGAAGTACTTACTGTGGGGGTCGTTCTTCTCCCGGATTCCATCCACTCCCCCGTCAGACTTTATCCTCAAGAAGTAGCCCCCGTTTTTGCAATACAGCCTTTTGGGATCCTTGAAGCTCCCAGGAGGAAAGCCACCGCTGCCGCCGTCTTCAGGTGTGGAGGGAAGTGTTGTGATTTCTCCCGTggccatctcctcctctttccccgCTTCCCGGCGACTCCTTCGTCTCCTTCTTTAGCAGTGCAGGAGCCCCACCGTGGCCTCCCGCCTCCTACTAactgtggcctgttccctcctcccttcctccacAGTGCTTCAGGCAAACTGATTCTACTTAACCCCAGAGGTCAGTTTGCTCAAACACCCCCCTctcaccccccctcccctttgAGTCCTGAGAATCTGAAGCAGAAGGACTCCCAAGAGCAGCCTTTACCTAACAGCAAATGTCTAACTCTACCATTTGTAGCGGCTCGTCTGCTGCGTGTAGAGCTGGCAGCTGCTTTGCCAGTGTAGTTTGAGCAGACTGGTAAAGGGGGATGCATGCAGGTTCCCACTCTCTTCCACTCTTCCTGCAGTGAAGTGTCTAACGCAGGGCAGCTGGCTTAGATCTGTGGGGAAGGCTTTCCCCTTTGGGCCTCAGTTCGCATGCGCCCTAGGAGCACCGACGCACACTCACATGCTCACGCCCACTTATGCTCACCGATTTGACCAATCAACCCGGCAGGAGttgagaaaggagaggagggcaCGGAtgggcgggggtgggggggggggtgcaacTTAGTATCACTGAGACCCTTAGGAGAGCCAAGGGCAGCACCAACCATGTGAGCAGAACCAGAGTTTTCATTCATGCAGTCTGCTCAAGAGCAAGGAAAGGGAGATGCAAAAAGAAAGCCAGCACAGCCAGCTTTTCAGTGATTCACTCGGTGCTATTCatagttaaaaaacaaaagtgaagtAGAATTGCCAGCAGACTTAGATGCAAAAGCCTATATTATGAATGAGGGTTTTTAATTGCTATCTGAACTTTCTCAGAACCAGCTGGGTGGGGGATCGTTGAGgggatttgtttcttttctgatttTAGGACCGACAGGGTCACGCATTTGTCACAATAAGCACTCACTGGTCTAGGCTTCTGGGTAAACCTTACCACATCTGAAACTCGTGCCGGATGGGTAGAAAGTCAGCTGTGCTCTCGGTTGACGTCATGTTGGTGACCCACCCCCCCCGCCACGAAACTGGTCAGTGAAACATCTAACGTCCGACCGTGCCGCTGGAGTGACTGAGGCCAGAGACCTGAATGCTTGTAAGAGTTGTAGTCAAAATAGGGA from the Xiphias gladius isolate SHS-SW01 ecotype Sanya breed wild chromosome 23, ASM1685928v1, whole genome shotgun sequence genome contains:
- the fgf2 gene encoding fibroblast growth factor 2, coding for MATGEITTLPSTPEDGGSGGFPPGSFKDPKRLYCKNGGYFLRIKSDGGVDGIREKNDPHIKLQLQATSVGEVVIKGVYANRYLAMNRDGRLFGARRATDECYFLERLESNNYNTYRSRKYPNMYVALKRTGQYKSGNKTGPGQKAILFLPMSAKC